A window of Ananas comosus cultivar F153 linkage group 4, ASM154086v1, whole genome shotgun sequence contains these coding sequences:
- the LOC109708947 gene encoding uncharacterized protein LOC109708947 isoform X2 has protein sequence MAADVVLESVSANPCCAEVEKRYQKLKEKRNALSQAVKLLEYQIDKLQSENQNLKKACEEERTQADQAKEENEKESSIRNKMEKEIDELKAQIDELKAQNSSLASTERCRRADKDLEAEINKLKELLKEEKKQSASEKKKATEEKKKAAEAWRLLKMEKTKAEEERKLAEKEKKIANELRATLENIKSEANEVREQLLVDIRRLEESNEKIEKERAKSERSRVEEYRKLVEIERKKANKEKTRADDLCKKLEVEKKRNEDLQNKRKNDLSSGRKRMYSDMVTESADIKHLKEKLKRKKEQKKHLTEMANLEKARNHLIRQELHLVKQDFVQLLCRFNMLDNCLTGSIGGIDDMEKFKGSLLPPKLVDAQLMKTSRTSSFGCSGSTKEHNDPHFSRRSCTRPISEIEKNSNMRSSIGKFSSEVRRTTPNPIVVRSHQENVRINCLTSSIPDAREHKNKKRRIENTLESIVRAYSSDNIFHLKVRDRISELKDLLAKGDAEFVKEPSNALLCFEEMIRGRDYMKLLDLDDEADEERYRRAMEVPLSPTLPEIELPEIERMDSNPTFDVIDLEINSNLLKVENCTSLICNTLSNATQLITKSNETLAPSVSHRVFDRVARNLEGEENFKASEYGQTSHLLVSDCGRKTEITKQMPLPNINSPGDQCRGNNGNKRTQEYFVMFSSMNESNISRIARYWDTIHCQEYAAPQEVNVVAEAIHKIALDKELLSEEKASIAFSLLLRNLSGIVKSSSKCIVNGDFSLCIDSFANQVHKVINGGETLLLFLEDGLLGVLIDLLEDFVVHKKVFMFLEGESGPFSSAAATFEQFICGCAVLASICARTDQISLVLELSYKILRADRSYVSWTLLGLHVFASICGEKFLILDNYDFLITAIKLVVSRLEGRDKSLSASPLGFESTSATFMPCQKCPFFTGSDCVSNFMCLLLDKLQDCAAGSSPSSFYQVAECPMIGGDVNCASEEKGMKFDCGEDCYLLEYGNLDASSTDSLSERNICYLMDIVSLVELVGFHMGWDWTYKEVVVRVLKILDSCRSEAPSAALFVLVGQLGRFGIDERGFEQSEVVELREKLSLFTESPANEKKSFPIQISAISALLNLLPFTFKEIIDGDHKSPLDKSQYSLSLQIQNWFAKLSKEQKAVSQSLFT, from the exons atGGCGGCCGACGTGGTCTTAGAATCTGTTTCCGCCAACCCTTGCTGTGCGGAG GTGGAGAAGAGGTATCAGAAgctgaaggagaagaggaatgCTCTCTCGCAAGCTGTGAAGCTCTTGGAGTATCAGATCGATAAGCTTCAAAGTGAGAACCAAAATCTCAAGAAGG CTTGCGAGGAGGAGCGGACGCAAGCTGATCAAGCAAAAGAAGAGAATGAAAAAGAGTCCAGTATAAGAAATAAGATGGAGAAGGAAATTGATGAATTGAAGGCACAAATTGATGAATTGAAAGCACAAAATTCTTCGCTCGCCAGTACTGAAAGATGTAGGAGGGCCGACAAAGATTTGGAGGCAGAAATCAACAAACTAAAAGAGCTTTTgaaggaagagaaaaaacaaagtgcttcagaaaaaaagaaggccacagaagagaagaaaaaggctGCAGAAGCATGGAGGCTACTAAAGATGGAAAAGACTAAGGctgaagaagaaagaaaacttgcagaaaaagagaagaaaatagcTAACGAATTGAGGGCTACTTTAGAAAACATAAAGAGTGAAGCTAATGAAGTGAGAGAGCAGTTACTTGTCGATATTCGCAGGTTAGAAGAGTCGAATGAAAAGATAGAAAAGGAGCGGGCCAAGTCAGAGAGGTCAAGAGTTGAGGAGTATAGGAAACTTGTggaaattgaaagaaaaaaggcAAACAAAGAGAAGACCCGTGCAGATGATTTGTGCAAAAAGTTGGAggtggaaaagaaaaggaatgaagatttacaaaataaaagaaaaaatgatcTGTCTTCTGGGAGAAAGAGGATGTATAGTGACATGGTTACAGAAAGTGCTGATATAAAGCATCTAAAGGAGAAACTCAAGCggaaaaaagagcaaaagaaacACTTGACGGAAATGGCAAATCTAGAGAAAGCTAGAAACCATTTGATCAGGCAAGAGCTTCACCTTGTAAAGCAGGATTTTGTGCAGTTGTTGTGCCGGTTCAACATGCTTGACAATTGCCTCACTGGCAGCATTGGAGGTATTGACGACATGGAAAAG TTTAAAGGAAGCCTTTTGCCTCCTAAGCTGGTAGATGCTCAGTTGATGAAGACATCCCGTACTAGTTCTTTTGGCTGTTCTGGTTCCACAAAAGAACATAATGACCCTCATTTCTCTAGGAGAAGCTGTACGAGACCAATTTCAG AAATAGAAAAGAATTCCAATATGAGATCATCCATTGGCAAGTTTTCTTCTGAAGTGCGTAGAACCACCCCGAATCCGATTGTGGTTAGAAGTCATCAAGAAAATGTGAGAATCAACTGCTTGACATCTTCCATTCCTGATGCCAGGgagcacaaaaataaaaaaaggaggaTAGAAAACACTCTGGAATCTATTGTTCGAGCATATTCTAGTGACAATATCTTTCATCTAAAGGTAAGGGACAGAATTTCTGAGTTAAAAGATCTTTTAGCAAAAGGAGATGCTGAGTTCGTGAAAGAACCATCCAATGCTTTGCTTTGCTTTGAGGAGATGATACGTGGTAGGGATTACATGAAGCTACTTGATCTGGATGATGAAGCTGATGAGGAAAGGTATAGAAGAGCAATGGAAGTGCCTCTTTCGCCCACTTTGCCTGAAATCGAGTTGCCTGAAATTGAGAGAATGGATTCCAATCCTACATTTGATGTCATTGATTTAGAAATCAATTCCAATTTATTGAAGGTTGAAAACTGTACATCTCTGATTTGCAATACATTAAGTAATGCGACTCAACTTATTACCAAATCAAATGAAACACTTGCTCCAAGTGTAAGCCACAGAGTTTTTGATCGCGTAGCCAGAAACTTGGAAGGTG AAGAAAACTTCAAAGCTTCAGAATATGGTCAAACTAGTCATCTCCTGGTCTCGGACTGCGGTAGAAAGACAGAAATTACTAAGCAAATGCCTTTACCGAACATCAATTCGCCAGGCGATCAATGCAGGGGCAATAATGGAAATAAGAGAACTCAAGAGTACTTTGTCATGTTCTCAAGCATGAATGAAAGCAACATAAGTAGGATTGCTAGATATTGGGACACAATACATTGTCAAGAATATGCTGCTCCCCAAGAAGTTAATGTTGTTGCTGAAGCAATCCACAAAATAGCGTTGGACAAAGAGCTTCTATCTGA GGAAAAGGCTTCGATCGCATTCTCATTATTACTCCGCAACTTATCTGGGATAGTTAAGTCGAGTTCCAAATGCATCGTGAATGGAGATTTCTCTCTTTGTATTGATTCTTTTGCAAATCAAGTTCATAAAG TGATAAACGGCGGCGAAacccttttattatttttggaagATGGTCTTTTAGGCGTCCTCATTGACTTACTGGAGGACTTCGTTGTCCACAAAAAAGTTTTCATGTTCTTGGAGGGAGAAAGTGGGCCATTTTCTTCTGCAGCTGCTACATTTGAACAGTTTATTTGTGGGTGCGCTGTATTGGCTTCCATCTGTGCTAGAACTGACCAAATCAGTCTGGTTTTAGAACTTTCCTACAAAATTCTTCGTGCTGATAGAAGTTATGTTTCTTGGACTTTGCTGGGCCTCCATGTTTTTGCTTCTATATGCGGGGAGAAATTTCTAATTTTGGACAACTATGACTTTCTCATTACTGCAATAAAGCTGGTGGTTTCTCGGCTAGAGGGCAGGGACAAGTCTTTATCTGCTAGTCCTTTGGGTTTTGAGTCAACTTCAGCAACCTTCATGCCTTGTCAGAAGTGCCCCTTTTTTACTGGTTCAGATTGTGTAAGTAACTTTATGTGCTTGCTTCTGGACAAGCTACAAGATTGTGCGGCTGGTTCAAGCCCATCTTCATTTTATCAAGTTGCAGAATGCCCCATGATAGGTGGAGATGTGAATTGTGCAAGTGAAGAAAAGGGTATGAAGTTTGACTGTGGTGAGGATTGCTATTTACTCGAGTATGGAAACCTTGATGCTAGTTCAACTGACTCTTTATCTGAGAGGAACATTTGCTACCTCATGGATATAGTTTCTTTGGTTGAGCTTGTTGGGTTCCACATG GGTTGGGATTGGACGTACAAAGAAGTTGTGGTCCGCGTTTTGAAGATTTTGGACTCATGCAGATCTGAGGCCCCTTCAGCTGCTCTTTTTGTGCTGGTTGGTCAGCTGGGAAG GTTTGGTATTGATGAGCGTGGTTTCGAGCAGAGTGAAGTTGTTGAACTTAGAGAGAAATTGTCACTCTTTACGGAATCTCCTGCTAATGAGAAAAAGAGCTTCCCTATTCAGATATCAGCTATCAGTGCATTGCTTAATCTTCTTCCATTCACATTCAAAGAAATCATCGACGGGGATCATAAATCACCATTGGATAAAAGCCAGTACAGTCTTTCtttacaaatacaaaattggttCGCCAAACTAAGCAAAGAGCAAAAAGCCGTATCACAGAGTCTTTTCACTTGA
- the LOC109709440 gene encoding carnosine N-methyltransferase isoform X1 has product MGERRYSELEQALEIKSLRRIISAYLNYPDAAEEDVRRYERSFRKLSPTHKALLSYLPLKFQRIRRCISVNSYFIMSMLQAFEPPLDMSIDIDEDEHLENTAEHYHPEIPRSSERSNWSRHSESITESNSLIPEPSTFRGENSLPRDDMRSDDKQELNGNAIMDGATISHAQKKSCGSDKDSVGVAAVPAAHCCGSSSNGNVNSSRDWMDPSSQLNVPPVDVDKVRCIIRNIVRDWAQEGQKERDQCYKPILEELNHHFPDRREQSPPSCLVPGAGLGRLALEISCLGFVSQGNEFSYYMMICSSFILNHTQEAYEWTIYPWIHSNCNSLSDNDQLRPVSFPDVHPASAGITDGFSMCGGDFVEVYNDESQEASWDSVVTCFFLDTAHNIVEYIEIISKILKDGGVWINLGPLLYHFADSYGPEDEMSIELSLEDVKKVAYHYGFEMEMEKMIETTYTANMRSMMQNRYNAAFWTMRKKPQSRS; this is encoded by the exons atgggGGAGCGGCGCTACAGCGAGCTCGAACAAGCCCTCGAGATCAAATCCCTTCGCCGAATCATCAGCGCCTATCTCAA TTATCCAGATGCTGCAGAAGAGGATGTCAGAAGATATGAAAGATCCTTCAGAAAGCTTTCACCCACCCATAAG GCACTTCTTTCTTATCTTCCCTTAAAATTCCAGAGAATTAGGCG GTGTATATCTGTGAATTCATATTTTATCATGAGCATGCTTCAG GCATTTGAACCCCCTCTTGACATGAGCATTGATATTGATGAAGATGAACATCTAGAGAATACCGCTGAACATTATCATCCAGAAATTCCTCGTTCATCAGAGAGGAGTAATTGGTCAAGGCACTCTGAGTCTATCACTGAAAGCAATTCTTTAATTCCCGAGCCATCTACTTTTCGTGGAGAAAACAGTCTACCTCGAGATGACATGAGAAGTGATGATAAG CAGGAGCTGAACGGCAATGCAATTATGGATGGTGCTACCATCTCCCATGCTCAGAAGAAATCTTGTGGCAGTGACAAAGATAGTGTTGGAGTTGCTGCTGTTCCGGCTGCCCACTGTTGTGGCTCTTCTTCTAATGGAAAT GTTAATTCATCACGTGATTGGATGGATCCATCTTCGCAGTTGAATGTCCCTCCAGTGGATGTTGACAAG GTTAGATGTATCATACGAAACATTGTGAGAGATTGGGCACAGGAG GGTCAAAAGGAACGTGACCAGTGTTATAAGCCCATTCTTGAGGAGCTTAATCACCATTTTCCAGATCGACGGGAGCAAAG CCCCCCTTCTTGTTTAGTTCCTGGTGCTGGATTGGGACGACTGGCTCTGGAGATCTCTTGTCTTG GTTTTGTGAGCCAGGGAAATGAGTTTTCATATTATATGATGATCTGCTCCAGTTTCATTCTGAACCA CACCCAAGAGGCATATGAGTGGACAATTTATCCGTGGATTCATAGCAATTGTAATTCTCTTTCTGACAATGACCAACTTCGACCTGTTTCTTTTCCAGATGTTCATCCAGCAAG CGCAGGAATCACCGATGGCTTTTCAATGTGTGGTGGTGATTTTGTGGAAGTCTATAATGATGAAAGCCAAGAAG CTTCTTGGGATTCTGTTGTGACTTGCTTCTTCCTGGATACAGCACATAACATTGTTGAATACATTGAGATCATATCAAAAATTCTCAAAGATGGCGGA GTTTGGATAAACTTGGGTCCTCTTCTCTATCATTTTGCTGACTCCTATGGGCCAGAAGAT GAGATGTCAATTGAACTTAGTCTGGAAGACGTGAAAAAGGTAGCTTATCACTATGGATTTGAAATGGAG ATGGAGAAAATGATAGAAACAACTTACACTGCGAATATGCGATCGATGATGCAA AACCGATACAATGCTGCATTCTGGACAATGAGGAAGAAACCCCAatcaagaagttaa
- the LOC109708947 gene encoding uncharacterized protein LOC109708947 isoform X1, which translates to MAADVVLESVSANPCCAEVEKRYQKLKEKRNALSQAVKLLEYQIDKLQSENQNLKKACEEERTQADQAKEENEKESSIRNKMEKEIDELKAQIDELKAQNSSLASTERCRRADKDLEAEINKLKELLKEEKKQSASEKKKATEEKKKAAEAWRLLKMEKTKAEEERKLAEKEKKIANELRATLENIKSEANEVREQLLVDIRRLEESNEKIEKERAKSERSRVEEYRKLVEIERKKANKEKTRADDLCKKLEVEKKRNEDLQNKRKNDLSSGRKRMYSDMVTESADIKHLKEKLKRKKEQKKHLTEMANLEKARNHLIRQELHLVKQDFVQLLCRFNMLDNCLTGSIGGIDDMEKFKGSLLPPKLVDAQLMKTSRTSSFGCSGSTKEHNDPHFSRRSCTRPISGIRSELDPPVGGSLKIKSHCSYPTSFSDREFMGSQGKDASLATSSAEIEKNSNMRSSIGKFSSEVRRTTPNPIVVRSHQENVRINCLTSSIPDAREHKNKKRRIENTLESIVRAYSSDNIFHLKVRDRISELKDLLAKGDAEFVKEPSNALLCFEEMIRGRDYMKLLDLDDEADEERYRRAMEVPLSPTLPEIELPEIERMDSNPTFDVIDLEINSNLLKVENCTSLICNTLSNATQLITKSNETLAPSVSHRVFDRVARNLEGEENFKASEYGQTSHLLVSDCGRKTEITKQMPLPNINSPGDQCRGNNGNKRTQEYFVMFSSMNESNISRIARYWDTIHCQEYAAPQEVNVVAEAIHKIALDKELLSEEKASIAFSLLLRNLSGIVKSSSKCIVNGDFSLCIDSFANQVHKVINGGETLLLFLEDGLLGVLIDLLEDFVVHKKVFMFLEGESGPFSSAAATFEQFICGCAVLASICARTDQISLVLELSYKILRADRSYVSWTLLGLHVFASICGEKFLILDNYDFLITAIKLVVSRLEGRDKSLSASPLGFESTSATFMPCQKCPFFTGSDCVSNFMCLLLDKLQDCAAGSSPSSFYQVAECPMIGGDVNCASEEKGMKFDCGEDCYLLEYGNLDASSTDSLSERNICYLMDIVSLVELVGFHMGWDWTYKEVVVRVLKILDSCRSEAPSAALFVLVGQLGRFGIDERGFEQSEVVELREKLSLFTESPANEKKSFPIQISAISALLNLLPFTFKEIIDGDHKSPLDKSQYSLSLQIQNWFAKLSKEQKAVSQSLFT; encoded by the exons atGGCGGCCGACGTGGTCTTAGAATCTGTTTCCGCCAACCCTTGCTGTGCGGAG GTGGAGAAGAGGTATCAGAAgctgaaggagaagaggaatgCTCTCTCGCAAGCTGTGAAGCTCTTGGAGTATCAGATCGATAAGCTTCAAAGTGAGAACCAAAATCTCAAGAAGG CTTGCGAGGAGGAGCGGACGCAAGCTGATCAAGCAAAAGAAGAGAATGAAAAAGAGTCCAGTATAAGAAATAAGATGGAGAAGGAAATTGATGAATTGAAGGCACAAATTGATGAATTGAAAGCACAAAATTCTTCGCTCGCCAGTACTGAAAGATGTAGGAGGGCCGACAAAGATTTGGAGGCAGAAATCAACAAACTAAAAGAGCTTTTgaaggaagagaaaaaacaaagtgcttcagaaaaaaagaaggccacagaagagaagaaaaaggctGCAGAAGCATGGAGGCTACTAAAGATGGAAAAGACTAAGGctgaagaagaaagaaaacttgcagaaaaagagaagaaaatagcTAACGAATTGAGGGCTACTTTAGAAAACATAAAGAGTGAAGCTAATGAAGTGAGAGAGCAGTTACTTGTCGATATTCGCAGGTTAGAAGAGTCGAATGAAAAGATAGAAAAGGAGCGGGCCAAGTCAGAGAGGTCAAGAGTTGAGGAGTATAGGAAACTTGTggaaattgaaagaaaaaaggcAAACAAAGAGAAGACCCGTGCAGATGATTTGTGCAAAAAGTTGGAggtggaaaagaaaaggaatgaagatttacaaaataaaagaaaaaatgatcTGTCTTCTGGGAGAAAGAGGATGTATAGTGACATGGTTACAGAAAGTGCTGATATAAAGCATCTAAAGGAGAAACTCAAGCggaaaaaagagcaaaagaaacACTTGACGGAAATGGCAAATCTAGAGAAAGCTAGAAACCATTTGATCAGGCAAGAGCTTCACCTTGTAAAGCAGGATTTTGTGCAGTTGTTGTGCCGGTTCAACATGCTTGACAATTGCCTCACTGGCAGCATTGGAGGTATTGACGACATGGAAAAG TTTAAAGGAAGCCTTTTGCCTCCTAAGCTGGTAGATGCTCAGTTGATGAAGACATCCCGTACTAGTTCTTTTGGCTGTTCTGGTTCCACAAAAGAACATAATGACCCTCATTTCTCTAGGAGAAGCTGTACGAGACCAATTTCAGGTATTAGATCTGAGTTAGATCCTCCTGTTGGGGGCTCTCTCAAAATCAAGTCACACTGTTCCTATCCCACATCCTTTTCTGATAGAGAATTCATGGGCTCACAGGGAAAAGATGCTTCTCTTGCAACTTCATCTGCAGAAATAGAAAAGAATTCCAATATGAGATCATCCATTGGCAAGTTTTCTTCTGAAGTGCGTAGAACCACCCCGAATCCGATTGTGGTTAGAAGTCATCAAGAAAATGTGAGAATCAACTGCTTGACATCTTCCATTCCTGATGCCAGGgagcacaaaaataaaaaaaggaggaTAGAAAACACTCTGGAATCTATTGTTCGAGCATATTCTAGTGACAATATCTTTCATCTAAAGGTAAGGGACAGAATTTCTGAGTTAAAAGATCTTTTAGCAAAAGGAGATGCTGAGTTCGTGAAAGAACCATCCAATGCTTTGCTTTGCTTTGAGGAGATGATACGTGGTAGGGATTACATGAAGCTACTTGATCTGGATGATGAAGCTGATGAGGAAAGGTATAGAAGAGCAATGGAAGTGCCTCTTTCGCCCACTTTGCCTGAAATCGAGTTGCCTGAAATTGAGAGAATGGATTCCAATCCTACATTTGATGTCATTGATTTAGAAATCAATTCCAATTTATTGAAGGTTGAAAACTGTACATCTCTGATTTGCAATACATTAAGTAATGCGACTCAACTTATTACCAAATCAAATGAAACACTTGCTCCAAGTGTAAGCCACAGAGTTTTTGATCGCGTAGCCAGAAACTTGGAAGGTG AAGAAAACTTCAAAGCTTCAGAATATGGTCAAACTAGTCATCTCCTGGTCTCGGACTGCGGTAGAAAGACAGAAATTACTAAGCAAATGCCTTTACCGAACATCAATTCGCCAGGCGATCAATGCAGGGGCAATAATGGAAATAAGAGAACTCAAGAGTACTTTGTCATGTTCTCAAGCATGAATGAAAGCAACATAAGTAGGATTGCTAGATATTGGGACACAATACATTGTCAAGAATATGCTGCTCCCCAAGAAGTTAATGTTGTTGCTGAAGCAATCCACAAAATAGCGTTGGACAAAGAGCTTCTATCTGA GGAAAAGGCTTCGATCGCATTCTCATTATTACTCCGCAACTTATCTGGGATAGTTAAGTCGAGTTCCAAATGCATCGTGAATGGAGATTTCTCTCTTTGTATTGATTCTTTTGCAAATCAAGTTCATAAAG TGATAAACGGCGGCGAAacccttttattatttttggaagATGGTCTTTTAGGCGTCCTCATTGACTTACTGGAGGACTTCGTTGTCCACAAAAAAGTTTTCATGTTCTTGGAGGGAGAAAGTGGGCCATTTTCTTCTGCAGCTGCTACATTTGAACAGTTTATTTGTGGGTGCGCTGTATTGGCTTCCATCTGTGCTAGAACTGACCAAATCAGTCTGGTTTTAGAACTTTCCTACAAAATTCTTCGTGCTGATAGAAGTTATGTTTCTTGGACTTTGCTGGGCCTCCATGTTTTTGCTTCTATATGCGGGGAGAAATTTCTAATTTTGGACAACTATGACTTTCTCATTACTGCAATAAAGCTGGTGGTTTCTCGGCTAGAGGGCAGGGACAAGTCTTTATCTGCTAGTCCTTTGGGTTTTGAGTCAACTTCAGCAACCTTCATGCCTTGTCAGAAGTGCCCCTTTTTTACTGGTTCAGATTGTGTAAGTAACTTTATGTGCTTGCTTCTGGACAAGCTACAAGATTGTGCGGCTGGTTCAAGCCCATCTTCATTTTATCAAGTTGCAGAATGCCCCATGATAGGTGGAGATGTGAATTGTGCAAGTGAAGAAAAGGGTATGAAGTTTGACTGTGGTGAGGATTGCTATTTACTCGAGTATGGAAACCTTGATGCTAGTTCAACTGACTCTTTATCTGAGAGGAACATTTGCTACCTCATGGATATAGTTTCTTTGGTTGAGCTTGTTGGGTTCCACATG GGTTGGGATTGGACGTACAAAGAAGTTGTGGTCCGCGTTTTGAAGATTTTGGACTCATGCAGATCTGAGGCCCCTTCAGCTGCTCTTTTTGTGCTGGTTGGTCAGCTGGGAAG GTTTGGTATTGATGAGCGTGGTTTCGAGCAGAGTGAAGTTGTTGAACTTAGAGAGAAATTGTCACTCTTTACGGAATCTCCTGCTAATGAGAAAAAGAGCTTCCCTATTCAGATATCAGCTATCAGTGCATTGCTTAATCTTCTTCCATTCACATTCAAAGAAATCATCGACGGGGATCATAAATCACCATTGGATAAAAGCCAGTACAGTCTTTCtttacaaatacaaaattggttCGCCAAACTAAGCAAAGAGCAAAAAGCCGTATCACAGAGTCTTTTCACTTGA
- the LOC109709440 gene encoding carnosine N-methyltransferase isoform X2, translating to MGERRYSELEQALEIKSLRRIISAYLNYPDAAEEDVRRYERSFRKLSPTHKALLSYLPLKFQRIRRCISVNSYFIMSMLQAFEPPLDMSIDIDEDEHLENTAEHYHPEIPRSSERSNWSRHSESITESNSLIPEPSTFRGENSLPRDDMRSDDKELNGNAIMDGATISHAQKKSCGSDKDSVGVAAVPAAHCCGSSSNGNVNSSRDWMDPSSQLNVPPVDVDKVRCIIRNIVRDWAQEGQKERDQCYKPILEELNHHFPDRREQSPPSCLVPGAGLGRLALEISCLGFVSQGNEFSYYMMICSSFILNHTQEAYEWTIYPWIHSNCNSLSDNDQLRPVSFPDVHPASAGITDGFSMCGGDFVEVYNDESQEASWDSVVTCFFLDTAHNIVEYIEIISKILKDGGVWINLGPLLYHFADSYGPEDEMSIELSLEDVKKVAYHYGFEMEMEKMIETTYTANMRSMMQNRYNAAFWTMRKKPQSRS from the exons atgggGGAGCGGCGCTACAGCGAGCTCGAACAAGCCCTCGAGATCAAATCCCTTCGCCGAATCATCAGCGCCTATCTCAA TTATCCAGATGCTGCAGAAGAGGATGTCAGAAGATATGAAAGATCCTTCAGAAAGCTTTCACCCACCCATAAG GCACTTCTTTCTTATCTTCCCTTAAAATTCCAGAGAATTAGGCG GTGTATATCTGTGAATTCATATTTTATCATGAGCATGCTTCAG GCATTTGAACCCCCTCTTGACATGAGCATTGATATTGATGAAGATGAACATCTAGAGAATACCGCTGAACATTATCATCCAGAAATTCCTCGTTCATCAGAGAGGAGTAATTGGTCAAGGCACTCTGAGTCTATCACTGAAAGCAATTCTTTAATTCCCGAGCCATCTACTTTTCGTGGAGAAAACAGTCTACCTCGAGATGACATGAGAAGTGATGATAAG GAGCTGAACGGCAATGCAATTATGGATGGTGCTACCATCTCCCATGCTCAGAAGAAATCTTGTGGCAGTGACAAAGATAGTGTTGGAGTTGCTGCTGTTCCGGCTGCCCACTGTTGTGGCTCTTCTTCTAATGGAAAT GTTAATTCATCACGTGATTGGATGGATCCATCTTCGCAGTTGAATGTCCCTCCAGTGGATGTTGACAAG GTTAGATGTATCATACGAAACATTGTGAGAGATTGGGCACAGGAG GGTCAAAAGGAACGTGACCAGTGTTATAAGCCCATTCTTGAGGAGCTTAATCACCATTTTCCAGATCGACGGGAGCAAAG CCCCCCTTCTTGTTTAGTTCCTGGTGCTGGATTGGGACGACTGGCTCTGGAGATCTCTTGTCTTG GTTTTGTGAGCCAGGGAAATGAGTTTTCATATTATATGATGATCTGCTCCAGTTTCATTCTGAACCA CACCCAAGAGGCATATGAGTGGACAATTTATCCGTGGATTCATAGCAATTGTAATTCTCTTTCTGACAATGACCAACTTCGACCTGTTTCTTTTCCAGATGTTCATCCAGCAAG CGCAGGAATCACCGATGGCTTTTCAATGTGTGGTGGTGATTTTGTGGAAGTCTATAATGATGAAAGCCAAGAAG CTTCTTGGGATTCTGTTGTGACTTGCTTCTTCCTGGATACAGCACATAACATTGTTGAATACATTGAGATCATATCAAAAATTCTCAAAGATGGCGGA GTTTGGATAAACTTGGGTCCTCTTCTCTATCATTTTGCTGACTCCTATGGGCCAGAAGAT GAGATGTCAATTGAACTTAGTCTGGAAGACGTGAAAAAGGTAGCTTATCACTATGGATTTGAAATGGAG ATGGAGAAAATGATAGAAACAACTTACACTGCGAATATGCGATCGATGATGCAA AACCGATACAATGCTGCATTCTGGACAATGAGGAAGAAACCCCAatcaagaagttaa
- the LOC109708542 gene encoding dihydroceramide fatty acyl 2-hydroxylase FAH1, which produces MVAEGFTVDLNKPLVFQVGHLGEQYEEWVHQPIVSKEGPRFFENDFMELLTRTRWWAIPVVWLPVVFWCVTTSIRVGRTLPEVGLTVVGGILLWTLIEYTLHRFLFHMKTKSYWGNTLHYLLHGCHHKHPMDGLRLVFPPAATAILCVPFWNLLKLLTAPSVTPALFGGGLLGYVMYDCTHYYLHHGQPSNDPAKHLKKYHLNHHFRIQNKGFGITSSLWDIIFGTLPPSRTSAKNN; this is translated from the exons ATGGTTGCGGAGGGGTTCACTGTTGATCTGAATAAACCTCTAGTGTTTCAG GTTGGTCATCTTGGGGAACAGTATGAGGAATGGGTTCACCAGCCTATTGTCAGCAAGGAAGGGCCACGTTTTTTCGAAAATGACTTCATGGAG TTGTTAACACGTACTAGATGGTGGGCTATTCCGGTCGTATGGCTACCGGTTGTTTTTTGGTGTGTAACCACATCTATCAGGGTGGGCCGCACACTTCCTGAAGTAGGTCTCACAGTTGTTGGTGGAATACTTTTGTGGACATTGATCGAGTATACTTTGCACCGTTTCCTTTTCCATATGAAGACTAAAAGCTATTG GGGAAATACTCTGCACTATCTTCTTCACGGGTGCCATCATAAGCACCCAATGGATGGGCTTCGTCTTGTCTTCCCTCCCGCTGCAACGGCCATTTTGTGTGTGCCG TTCTGGAATCTGCTTAAACTCTTGACTGCCCCATCCGTAACTCCCGCGTTGTTTGGCGGCGGCCTATTGGGCTATGTGATGTACGATTGCACTCACTACTATCTGCACCACGGACAGCCATCGAACGACCCAGCTAAACATCTCAAG AAGTATCATCTGAATCATCACTTCAGAATTCAGAACAAGGGCTTCGGGATTACTTCGTCGCTCTGGGACATAATATTCGGGACATTACCCCCATCCAGGACCTCGGCTAAAAACAACTGA